ATAGCCACCAATAATTTTGCCAAGGTCTTCAGCAGAGATTCCTGGTTTGTAATCAACCTCACAGGATTCCTTAAGGATGTCGATGCCGATATTGTCTAATTTGTCTGTTACGAGTACTTTTGCCATGGGCATTAAGGATAGCATTAAGCTTCAGCTTGAGGGATCCAATCATGGGGTAGCCCTTGCTTAGTGAAATCTTCTGAAACAGGTGAGAGATAGGCTTCTAGCAATCTAAGGAAGGGTGTATATTCATTTGGATTGTTAATAAAATCTTGAGTAGCTTGATAAATCTTGTTTGTGATTACATCTGTAAGATTGCTGCTTTTGTCGATGAGTTTGGCGATTGCTCTTAAGACTGAGGCAAATAATTGGTTCTCTTTTTGGGGATTGTTTTGTGGGTATTCAGTTTCTTGTGGATCTGCTTCAAATAATTTGTGTTTAAGCGTTGTTATTGCGGAATGAAACTCGATTAACCTTGAATCTTGGGTTTTCATTTGTTGCAAGGCATTATTAATGCGATCATCATTTGCAGTAAAAAACGCTCTAGTGTCTGTGACTAAATTTGGTTTTGCTCTTACTGAAGCATCCATACTCACAATGTGTATTATATCTTGAATTCTTGCGTGCGGTCAATGTACTATAATTAATACATATTGTGAAATTAACAGGCAAAACAATAATACTAGGAGTTACATGTGGTATTGCCGCCTACAAGACCGTACAGCTTGTTTCTGACCTCAAGAAATTAGGGGCGACTATTCATGTTGTTATAAGCAAGAACGCTGCCAAGTTCGTCGCGCCGTTGAGTCTTGAGGTAATGTCTGAGAATAAGGTGATTGGTGGACAAGTCTCTGAGGGTGAAATTGACCATATCAAACTCGCTGACCAGGCTGACCTGGTATTAATCGCACCAGCCACAGCTAACTGCATGGCAAAACTAGCATCTGGAATTAGTGATGAGATTATTTTTGATTTGATCTTGGCAAGCAAAGCTCCAATACTTATTGCACCAGCCATGAACACTAATATGTGGCAGCATGCAATTACTCAGCAAAACTACCGCAAACTCAAATCTATTGGTTATCATTTTATTGACCCTGAGCATGGTGAGCTTGCCTGCAAGCATGTTGGTCAGGGGCGTCTTGCAGAGTTTGACTCAATTATAGAGTCTGTTTGTAACTTGATTGGTATTAAGCAAAAACTAGCCGGCAAGAAGATCCTGATTAGCCTTGGAGCCACTCGAGAGAAAATAGATCCGGTGCGCTTTCTGACAAATCAAAGCTCTGGCAAAATGGGTTTTGCTTTAATAGAAGCAGCTTTAGCACAAGGGGCTCAAGTTACCGCTGTAACTACTATGGATCTGCCTCATCAAGCTGATAAAGTATTGCGAGTCGAGAGTCATGAAGAGATGCAAACTGCTTTGCGTCAAGAGTTTCCTGATCATGATGTATTGATCATGGTAGCTGCAGTTGCTGACTACAAACCCAAAGCTATTGCGGCTCACAAGATCAAAACCCAACAAAATCTCACAGTAGAGTTTGAACAAACGACAGACATAGTTGCTGAGCTTGCTGCAAACAAAAAATCAAATCAAGTGGTTGTAGCTTTTAGTGTTGAGACTGATAATGCAATTGAAAAAGCCAAAGACAAAATCATTCGCAAAAATCTCGATCTAATAGTTGTCAATTCTCCAGCGGCTTTTGGAGCTGATGCAGCGGAAGTGAGTATTGTTGATGCTGAGGGAGAGCTGACTAAATTAACCAAATCATCTAAGTCTTTGATTGCAAAGAAAGTACTAGATTGTTTGAAAATATCATCAAAAATAGTAAGTTAATGGTATAATTATGGTATGTCATACCAATTTAAGTTGCAAATCCCCATATCTAAAGATCTCAATGAGAAGCTTAAAATGAAGGTAGAGGAGATTGGTCTGAATTCCGTTAGTGATATTGCGCGTATGCTACTCACAAGTTTTGCAAATGGTAAATTGGAACTAGTCTTTGTTGATAGATCAGAAAGAATTTTACGACAAGGAGAATTGAGTACAATAGTTAGTCAGGATATGGAAACAGTCCAAGATAAATTGAAACCAAAAGAGAATTGTCAATGGACCTAAACAAAGCATTTAATTCGTGGCTCACTGATAGTGGTGAGTATCAAGCTGGCAAGACTTTTGAGTATGTCATGGAGAAGTATGGCTTGAAGCGTTCTGAGATTATCAGGCTTGCTGGCAATGAGTCAACTATCGGCACCAGCCCCAAAGCAATTAAAGCCGCTCAAGAAGCAGCTGCTAGTTCTAATTACTATGATGAACCACAATCAGAGTCTTTGATTCAAGCTCTTGAGCAGGATTTTGCTGCTTGCGGGCTTGATATGTCCAAGCTTGGAGTGGTTGTTGGTACTGGCATGGATAGTATCATTGAGCATTGTCTGGGATTGTTTTGTGATAGTTCAAGCTCTATAGTTAATTACAGTCCGACATTTATTTATTATGATTTTGCTGCTAAGCGTAAAGGGATAGAAGTTATTGATGTGCCTAGGACTAAGCCTGTGACTGCTATTCTAGATGCTATTCAGAAAAATACTAAGATGGTGTTTTTGTGTAGCCCCAATAATCCTGATGGTGCGATAACTAGTTTTGAAGATATAGAAAAACTCGCTGCTAATTTACTTGCCAAAAATATAATTCTATTTATTGATCATGCTTATATTCAATTTGCTGAGGCAAAATATGATGCAAGTATTCTTGCAGAAAAGTATGCAAACCTAATTATTGGTTTTACTTTCTCCAAGGCCTATGCCATGGCGGGTTTTCGGGTGGGTTATGGACTAATGTCCAAAGAGCTTCAAGCTCGTTACCTTAAACTCAATACACCGTTTCTTTGTGCCAAAGCAAGTCTCGCCGCAGCCAAAGTTGCACTTGAAGATGATACGCATTTTAATAAAATCATTGAGAACAATAATGCTCAAAAACCATATCTTATGGCTGAGTTAATCAAGCTAGGCTATAAGCCATATGAATCTCACGCCAACTTTATTTTGTTTGAAGCCAAGGTCAAAGCAAACGAAGTGCTTGAGAAGCTGATGTCACAAGGTATAATAATTCGTGCAATCCCCAATGTCAGTGACTTTGCGCTGCGTGTTACTATTGGGAAAGCAGACGAGAATCAGAAATTCATAGAGGCACTTGCCAATGTTTAAAATCAAAAATATATTCAGAATATCAATTGATTTGACTTTACTTAGTCTTGCTTTTATTTTGGCGACTGTTACTAGGCTTGAACCTGGGATTATTAGTCACACAGATCAGTTTATTTATGAACAACAATTATGGAAAGTATTGCCTTTAGTGGTGATAGCACAATTCTTGGTTTTGCTTGCTTTTGGTACTTACACCCGGTTCTGGCGCTATACATCTACTAGTGAAATTATTCATTTGAGCCGTTCTTTGTTAGTGGCTTTTGTTATTTTGGTGATTCCACGTTTCTTTGGTTTGAGCCCCAAAAATTCTGACTTGCTTGCCCTTTCTTATGGTGTCGTTGTTTTAGATTTCTTCATGGCAGTTGCTTTTTTGTCAGGTATTAGAATGCTCCGATCTTACTTGGTCAATCAACGCAATATTCAAAAACGTTTGCAGCACATTGACGGCAAGCAAAAACGCACCTTGATTATTGGTGCAGGTGAAGCGGGTTTGCAGGCAATACAGTCAATTCAAATGCACCCAGAGACTGGTTTGATTGTAGTGGGTGTGTTGGATGATGATACTCGCAAGCATGGCATGAAACTGGAAGCGGGAGTTGCTGTTCAAGGACCGATAACAGATTTGCAGTATTGGGTTGGAGAACTTTCTGTCGACCAGATTATTATTGCAATACCAAGCCTTCCGCTTCAAGAACGACGCAAGCTCAATATGCTTTGTAATGAAACAGGTGTTGATGTTCGTACTATTCCGAGTGTTGATCAACTTGCGGGCGGGCAAGTGACTGTCGATCAGATTCGCAAACTCAGTATGGAAGATCTGCTTGGTAGAGACGAAGTTGATATGAGTGGACCAGAAGTGCATGCCTTGCTTGAAGGTCGTAGAGTCTTGGTGACTGGTGCGGGCGGTTCGATTGGTAAGGAGCTTTGCATCCAGCTTGCCAAGAATTGTAATATCAAGAGTATTTGTTTACTTGGCAAAGGGGAGAACTCTATCTTTGACACTTGGCATAGTCTTGGTGAATACCTCGATCAAGATCAAATTGTCAAACGCATTGCTGATGTGCGCAATTATAATCGTATCGATTCTATCTTTGAGGAGTTTAAACCAGATGTAGTTTTTCATGCTGCTGCTCACAAACATGTACACTTGATGGAAATCAATCCTTGTGAGGCTTTTGAGAATAATGTCTTGGGCACGCAAAACATCGCTCAGCTAAGTGGCAAGCATGCGGTGGGCGCTTTTGTTTTGGTTAGTACCGACAAGGCAGTCAATCCAACTAGCATTATGGGTTCTACCAAATCGCTTGCTGAAAAAGTAACACTCATGACTTCTAAGGAATTTCCAAAGACGAAATACACTGCAGTGCGTTTTGGCAATGTATTGGGTTCGCGCGGTTCGGTGATTACTGTTTGGGAAAAACAGCTTAAGGCAGGTTTGCCAATTACAGTAACGCATGAAGAAGCGATTAGATATTTTATGACCATCCCTGAAGCAGCTCAGTTAGTGATTCAAGCTGGAGCTCGCGCTGCTGGCGGCGAAATAATGGTGCTTGATATGGGCGAGCCAGTCAAGATCCATGATCTAGCCAAGCAGTTTATTCAGCTTGCAGGATTTCCCTTGGATGATGTTGCTATTGAAATTACCGGTCTTCGTGAAGGGGAGAAGCTCTATGAGGAGCTTTTGACATCCGATGAGTTTGTCGATCATAAGATGACTGACAAGATTTACAAAGCCAAGATTGGTTCTGAGCTGAACGATGAGAAACTGCGTACTGCGCTTCTAGAGCTTGTTGATATTGCGAAAGCAAATGATTTTAATAAGACTAAAGTCAAGATCAAGTCTTTGATGCTTGAATTGGATAATGCCAAGATTGCAGTTTGACTTGATTATCGTTTGTTTTGCTTGAGAGTATTGAGAAGCGAGATAGTTTTTTGTAGTTCAAGGCTTTATTAGGGAGGATTTCAAAATTGCCGATAACGCAGAAGCTGGATAAAAGGACTAAGAGATAGGGAACATGGTCTGCAGCTTCATAGCTAAGTTCATGTCGCCTTTGATCTTCAATTTCCCCTGCATAAAAGCCATTTGAGAATTGAGTTTGCCTTCACGGATAGCCATCCAATCAGCATCAGCGAGTGCAATTTCTACAGAGGGAGCTTCAACGCCACCTTTGACTAGGTTGCAAGATCCTTTGTCTATATTAAATGCCCAGATGCCACCTTGGGGGCCCGAGATATTGAACTGATAAGTTGCATTAATACCTTGAGCGGCACTTGTATTAAAGTGCTTGAGCATTTCTTCGAAAACGTCGCCGATTTGAACCATGTTTTTAGTTTACCACCAAGATGTCTCGCTATAACAGCTATCGTTGTTATTTTAACTCACGCTCTTGAGAATCTTAATATTTAAAGGCTTTAGTTCTTTGCTTGGCTTGTCGAGTTTATATAAAGTAGCTTTTCAGCTATTATAAAGGCAAGGAAAACAATATGAGATTAAGAGAGTACGAAGCAAAACAGTTATTTAGTGAATCGGGAATCCCGGTTCCGCCAAGCACGGTCATCAAATGTGCCGAAGAGGTTTTTGGTCTTAAGACCTTCCCTTGTACTTTAAAGACTCAAGTTCTTACTGGTGGTCGCGGCAAGGCTGGAGGAATTCAGTTCGCTGATAATCCTAGTGATGCTTATGCTAAGGCGCAAAAGATTTTTGCTCTTGAAATCAAGGGTGACAAGCCAGTAGCTATTTTGGTTGAACCTAAAGTAACTATCAAAAGAGAATTATACGTTTCGATTTTAATTGATCGCGCCTATCGCGGACCGATTATCATGGCATCTGCTGAAGGTGGCGTGGAGATTGAATCATCTGGTAATGTCACTATCGTGCCAATCACTGGCGCGAACTACAGTCCTTATCTAGGACGCAAAATGGCAACTGAGCTTGGACTTAAAGGTAAAGAAGTACTTCAATTTGGCAATATTGTTAACAGACTTTGGGATGTTTACACTAAGTACGATTGCGATTTAGTTGAAATTAACCCGCTTATCGTTGATGGCGATGATAACTTCGTGGCGCTTGACGGCAAAGTCACTATTAATGAGGATTCGCTTGATCGTCAACCAAGATTTGATGGCATGCTTTCTGAGCATTTGACTGACCTTGGTGAGCGCGAGTTTAAGGGCAAGATGTGTGGTCTTAATATAGTTGAGCTTGAAGGTAATATCGGCATACTTTGTAATGGCGCTGGTTTGACGATGGCAACTATGGATTTAGTTTTTCATCACGGCGGCAAACCTTCTAACTTCCTAGATGTTGGTGGTGGTGCTAACAAAGAACATGTAACGAGAGCTCTTGATTTAGTTGCTTCTTCTGAAGATGTCAAAGTCCTCTTGGTAAATATACTTGGTGGAATTACTGACTGTGTTGAAGTTGCAAACGCTCTTAAGTACTATCAGGAAATTAGACCAGAAGCCAAAATGGTTGTAAGGCTTGTTGGTAACAACGAAGAGGCTGCACAGAAGATCATGAACGATGCTGGAATTCCAATGACTAATGTTTTGGATGAAGCAGTTAAGCAAGCAGTGGCGGTAGCAGCGTGAATCGCGTCGTAGCGTAGCGAAGACGGATCATCAGATCGCGTCGTAGCATAGCGAAGACGGAAAGGAGAAAAGAAGATGTCAGTTTTAATAAATAAAAATACCAAAGTACTAGTTCAAGGAATCACCGGCGGGATGGGCAAGACTCATACGGCGTTGATGCAAAAATACGGCACTAATGTCGTAGCTGGTGTTACACCAGGCAAGGGTGGTCAAGAAGTAAACGGCGTGCCAGTTTTTGATTCAGTGTCTGAAGCAGTCGCCAAGACTGGAGCGAATTGCTCAGTGATTTTTGTACCTCCTTATTTAGCATTGGATGCAGCACTTGAAGCGATTGATGCTGGTGTGCCTTTAATCTCTGTGATAACAGAAGGATTGCCTCCTCAAGATGCCGTCAAACTTCATGCAGCAGCAGAGAAGAAAGGTGTGTTAGTTAATGGACCAAATTGCCCAGGAATTATTACTCCAGGAGAGTGTTTGATTGGTATTCATCCAGGTTCTATTTATTCTAAAGGTAGAGTTGGTTTGATTTCTCGTTCTGGTACTTTGACTTATGAAATCGGTCTTGGTTTAAAACAAGCTGGTATCGGGATTTCTACAGCTGTAGGTATTGGCGGCGATCCAATTATTGGCATCGATCAAAAAATATCACTCAAATTATTTGAAGAAGATCCTGAAACAGACATCATTATTCTTGTTGGAGAGATTGGCGGCACGGCTGAAGAAGATGCTGCTGAATTTATCAAAGACAATATCAAAAAACCCGTCATTGGTTACATTGCTGGAAGAACAGCACCTCCTGGCAAACGTATGGGACACGCTGGTGCAATTATTTCTGGTGGTAAAGGTACTGCTGAATCTAAATCTCAAGCTTTTAAAGAAGCTGGTGTTTCAGTTGCAATTACGCCAAGTGAGATTGTTGAGCTAGTTAAACAAGCTCTGCCGGCTTTAACGGTTTAGCTAAACAAGTATCGGTGGATGCTTAGCTATAGCGAGCTGCAAGTGCCCGTAGGTGAGCTATTTTTTCTTTAAAACTTTTGCCTCTAAAATCAGCGCCGCTAAACACCAGTGACAATGCACAAGCAACCATAGTTAAAGCAAGACCCATTATTACAACAAATTCTAGAATATTATTCATTGGGTTTCTCCTTGTAATTTATTTTATCATTCTTCTTTGATAATTTATAATCTAAATCTGCATAGAGAATGAATGTGATTTTGATCATAAAGTAAGAGAGTATAATGAGGATCAAAGCTGTACAGCCTTGTAAATTGCAAAATCGGAGTATATTTTCTCCATATACAGTCATTTTGATTATGATGAGTCCTGTAATTGAGGCAAAGAAATAACTTATGCTTTTACATATCTCTGCAATGAATTTTTCAGCTTGTTCATAAACAATCATATTAATGTCCTTTTATGCTTTTGTGCTTCAAGCTCAATACAAATCCTAGCAAAAAATCAAGCCCTATCACCAAACTTGCGGTCAACACGCAAGCTAAGTGTTAATATTTAAAGTCATGCCTGAAGTCATCAAACTAAGAATTGATATTTATCCAATCGTGGACGGATTGAAAGGCGATTACAAAATTGCTGATCATATCAACCTCTCTGGTTCTGCTCCTAACTTGGGCTTTAATCCTATTACTGATTTGTATACTGCAAAGCATGAACCTGATGCAATCAGGCATCCTGCAAAACAAAGTTGTGCTAGTGATGACGACACAAAAAAGAACGGGGTCATGCAGGGCATGTGCCCCGACAGTGGTAACCAACATGATAGTCCAATTATAGTCGCATGTCTCAAACCCGCTACTAGACCAAGCCTAGCAGAAATTGAAGTCTTGAAAGAGAATGGTGTCAAAGCCTATTGCTATAACTTACTTGAGCCGGCTCTCTACGCTGCAGCCCAAGGCATGCAAGTAGAGGCAGTTGGTTTTGTGCCCAAGTTACCAGAAGGTTTTAAGTTTTATTGCACGGCGACAGGCTTGAAGACGGATCCTAAGAAATTAGATATTGCAATTGCAGTAGCTGATGAGCCTTGTTACTTTGCAGCGAGTTTCACTTCTAACAAAGTAAGAGCTGCCTGCGTTGAGAACAACAAAACTATTTATGCTAGAGATACTAAAGTCAGAGCTTTGATTTGTAATTCTGGTAATGCCAATGCCTGTACTGGGGCGCAAGGCGATCTTTATGACAATAAATTACGCCAAGCAATAGCTGATAGATTTAGTTTGGATACAGAAGAAGTACTGACTGCTAGTACCGGTAAGATAGGAATTCAGCTTGTGATTGATACTATGACGACTGCAATTCAGTCAGCAGCTCAATCGACAACGTTAGATTTTGCTGAGGCTATTTTGACTACTGATTTGATTACCAAGGTCCATCAAAATAGACATGGACTTGGTATTTGTAAAGGCTCCGGGATGATTCATCCAGAAATGAATCAAGCAACGATGCTTGGCTTTATATTCAGTGATGTGAGGCTTAAGGGGGTTGATGAAAGCCAGATGCAGCAAGAGTTTCGCAATGTATTGCAAAAGTCTGTCAACCAGAGCTTTAATTCCATATCAGTTGATGGCGATACTAGTACTAATGACATGGTTTTATTTATGTCTAGTGGCAAAGGTGCTTTAGTAGATCTTGATCAATTTCAAGATTCAATGAATGAGCTTTGCCGTGAGCTTGCTAAAAAAATAGTACTCGATGGTGAAGGTGCAACAAAAATAATTCAACTGAATTTGCAAGGTCTAGGTAACCAAGAGACTGCTCGCAAAATTGCAAGGCAGGTTCTTAATTCTTTGTTGGTGAAAACAGCAATTTTTGGTAGAGATCCAAATTGGGGCAGAATTATTGCAGCAATGGGGCAAGCACTAGCGGAGCATGGACTTGAAGTTGATATGGATCAAGTGAGTCTGGATATCCAAGGGCAGAGGGTCTATGAAAGCTCGATGCCAACAGGTTTTGATAAAGCAGCGCTTACTGAGAAGCTAAAAAAATACAAGGAAATAGTGATTGATCTAAGAGTCGCTGAAGGTGGCTTTGTTAGTGTTTGGTCCTGTGACTTGAGCTATGACTATGTGCGCATCAATGCCGAATACTTCACTTAAATTTGGTTCTTGGGGGTTCGAGAACGAGGCTTGCGAAATTCGAAGAAGGCTGAGTTGGCTGAGCCGCCAATGATGACTTATTCGGATGAGCGTAACGATGTTATCGGACTCCCAAGGACAAGATTTATGAAGCTGGCTTTATGAGTAGGATGGGATAACTATAAGTTCGACTATTACCATTGTATTCAACAATACTAAGTGGAATTTCATAATAACCATCATCATTTACATTGAGTCCAGAACTACGGAACTTGCTGTCTGAAGCAAAGTTGATAATGAGTTTTTTGCTTGCGCCTCTAGCGAGATTGAAGCGACTAGTATTGAATTTCACAAAACGTTGATAATAGCTATAACGTGGTTTGACCTTGAGGTTGAGGGTCCTTGTTTGAGTATTTTCAATTTCATAAATATACTTAGAAACTTTGAGTGCGTCTAATCTATTTTTGCTTGCAGTTGTAGTGCCGCTTGGTCTAAGACTCGTTCCAATATATTCGCTAACATCAAGTGGCTCGCTAGTTACTTCAATCGAGCTGCCATCATTGAAATAGATAGTCGCTACAACTAAGTAACCACCTGCTTCTCTATAAATATGACTAGCATAAACACTAGTACTACTCACTAGATCAATAAGCCCATCATCTTCAAAATCCCATTCGATTCTATCAATATTGTCATTGTCGATACTTGCATAAAAAAGATCTTTCTCAATATGGAAGTATTGACTCTTCAATGTTTGCGCTGAGCTTGGTAAGTGAATAGACCAGTCAGCATCATTGACCTCTGCAGGTGTGGTTCCGCTTCCATCTGATACAAGCTGGGTTTCAACTCTAAAGCTTGCAGCACTAGCGCTTAAAGTAATTGGAGTAACTCTAATCCCATTAATGTAATCATTAAAAACATTATTGAAAGGCGCCAGTCTATTGAATGCAATAGCTAGATTGATGTCAAAGTAGGAACCAGATGAGGTTTGACTTAAACCAGATCTTCTATCAATCATGTCACTAGCAAGTAGTGCTGAGTTGCTGATAGCTTCATCGTCGTTATGATAGATAAGTATCCCTCCACGTTCAGAGCTTAGTCCAGGTAAAAGAGTGATCGCGTCATAATTCTGTGCCTGTCTGTATTCTATAACATAGTATGTACCATCTCCAAGTGGTATACGAACGCTTTTGAGATTGCTACTGGTTTCTGAAATAGGACTTATAGTGAAGACTTCGTTGATTGTTTCAGTGGAACTTAGGTCTCTAAATTCTGTACTAGTAAACCAACCAAGATCATTTTGATGAATCGCATTAAGGTGAGCGAGGGTTGGAGCAAAGCCCATAATACTGTGTGCGCCGCCGTATTCAAGACTGTTACATCTTATCGTAAAAATATCTTCACCACAAACATTGGCGTTATCATGTTTGAGACCAAGGTTGTGACCAAATTCATGAAAGACAACTTCATGCAGTATATAGTCTTGGCTACTAGTTGCGATAGTCGATTTGATGATATTGAGAGACATTCTGTGACTACTGCCATCGGTAAAAGAGAGTGTGAACATTCCCACACTACCGACTCCGGCAACTCCACTTGGTAAACAAAATGAATCATCAGGGACAATCAATGAGAGCCGATTATAATCTTTAAGGTTGTGACCCGCTGAAAGAATGGCATTGAGCGCTTTAATCTCACCGCCCTCTGCAAAAATATTGCCGCCTGCACACATGTTTGGGACATTGAGGCTACTTATGACGTTACCTGTGAAACTAGTTCTGTTTTTAGATACTTCTTTATAGTAAGAATTGAGACTTGGCTCAGTGCTAGAGAAAAATGCACTTGTTAATTCAGCAGCGCTATGAATTGGATTGAACAGTGATCTTGAGCTATCGATGACACGAGCAACAAGAGTAGTTTGCACGCCACTTGATTCTGCTTGGCTAGTACCTATGAGTATTGTTTTGCTTCTGGGTTGAAGTTCTTTGTAAGACTCTACAACAAAATCATCACCATCTTGGTAGCCATTGATATTGATTGCATCAATTTTGCTTGGATCTTTTGGAGGGTTAAGAAATCTCAGTTTGATGCTTTTGCCATTTTGGAGATTGAGTTTGTAAAGCATCTCTGCTTTGCCAGTTTGATGATTGTGATCTAGTCGATCAATATAGAAGGCAGCTAAATATCCATCGATACTTTTCAAGTTGCTTTTCTTGGCCAAACTACTTTTAGATAGCTTGGTTGCAACTGCTGGACTCTCTATACGCAATCGCGCAGCTTGAGCTGAATTTGCTGTCAGGGCCAAGATTAGGATGATGCTTTTGGCTAAGTAATTTTTTAGAGTTCTAGATAACATGCATTACAGTTTAGCATAGACTAAGCTGCTTGAGCCAAAGATTGCTTTTGAGCGTGGATATTTTTGAGAGCAAGCTGAGTGGTTTCACATATGAAGCTAAGTGCAAATAAACTATTAGTGATTAGTCTTGAGCTAGTTTCTGGATTTATTGTTCTGGGTTGAACAAAGTATTGCATTGTTGCAAGCAAAATATCTGTTTTGTTGGCTGCTTCAAGAGCTTGTTTGAGTTGCACACTTGGAGCGACCTCTCGATCGGAACTTTGTTGCGAAACAGGTCTATTCATTAGTTCTGCTAGTTTGTTTGATGCTTCAGTGCCATCTGCATTGATCATTCTGTGCATTGCATTTTTAGTTTTATTAGCTGTAGTTCCTTGGTCAAGCAATCTTGCAAGATTGTCTTGAAGCCATTGAGCGAGTAAATCAATTTCATTAGTTGGCGCTTGGCTGGCTTCTACCATTTCTCTAAATCCAAGAGGACTGTTATAAAGATGGTTTGCTAATTCAGATCTTAATTCTATAGCGTCAGAATTTATTGTTGGATTTGCTGAGAGGGCTTCAATTAATTTGCGATTTCCTGTTGTTGCTTGTGGTTCTGATTTATGACGAGCTAAACTAACAGAATGCTTTCTTGCCATTTGGCTCAAAGACGTTTGATGGATATTTAGTTGTGCAACTGCTGTTCTCATAGTAATAGACTTCCTGCCAAAGTCCTCTTTATCTTCACTAACGGAACTAGTACTTTGCACCGTTCCGACTTTTTTGTCGACATCACTAGCAAAACTACGTTTGCCGGATGTCTAGATGAAAGAATAACGCAGTATATCTGGAATTACCCATATGTTAATACAAGGTTCAGTTTTAAGTTTTTGTTTATCTTTGGAGCTAGTCTGCCAACT
This portion of the Cyanobacteriota bacterium genome encodes:
- the coaBC gene encoding bifunctional phosphopantothenoylcysteine decarboxylase/phosphopantothenate--cysteine ligase CoaBC, which codes for MKLTGKTIILGVTCGIAAYKTVQLVSDLKKLGATIHVVISKNAAKFVAPLSLEVMSENKVIGGQVSEGEIDHIKLADQADLVLIAPATANCMAKLASGISDEIIFDLILASKAPILIAPAMNTNMWQHAITQQNYRKLKSIGYHFIDPEHGELACKHVGQGRLAEFDSIIESVCNLIGIKQKLAGKKILISLGATREKIDPVRFLTNQSSGKMGFALIEAALAQGAQVTAVTTMDLPHQADKVLRVESHEEMQTALRQEFPDHDVLIMVAAVADYKPKAIAAHKIKTQQNLTVEFEQTTDIVAELAANKKSNQVVVAFSVETDNAIEKAKDKIIRKNLDLIVVNSPAAFGADAAEVSIVDAEGELTKLTKSSKSLIAKKVLDCLKISSKIVS
- a CDS encoding aminotransferase class I/II-fold pyridoxal phosphate-dependent enzyme, with product MDLNKAFNSWLTDSGEYQAGKTFEYVMEKYGLKRSEIIRLAGNESTIGTSPKAIKAAQEAAASSNYYDEPQSESLIQALEQDFAACGLDMSKLGVVVGTGMDSIIEHCLGLFCDSSSSIVNYSPTFIYYDFAAKRKGIEVIDVPRTKPVTAILDAIQKNTKMVFLCSPNNPDGAITSFEDIEKLAANLLAKNIILFIDHAYIQFAEAKYDASILAEKYANLIIGFTFSKAYAMAGFRVGYGLMSKELQARYLKLNTPFLCAKASLAAAKVALEDDTHFNKIIENNNAQKPYLMAELIKLGYKPYESHANFILFEAKVKANEVLEKLMSQGIIIRAIPNVSDFALRVTIGKADENQKFIEALANV
- a CDS encoding nucleoside-diphosphate sugar epimerase/dehydratase; this encodes MFKIKNIFRISIDLTLLSLAFILATVTRLEPGIISHTDQFIYEQQLWKVLPLVVIAQFLVLLAFGTYTRFWRYTSTSEIIHLSRSLLVAFVILVIPRFFGLSPKNSDLLALSYGVVVLDFFMAVAFLSGIRMLRSYLVNQRNIQKRLQHIDGKQKRTLIIGAGEAGLQAIQSIQMHPETGLIVVGVLDDDTRKHGMKLEAGVAVQGPITDLQYWVGELSVDQIIIAIPSLPLQERRKLNMLCNETGVDVRTIPSVDQLAGGQVTVDQIRKLSMEDLLGRDEVDMSGPEVHALLEGRRVLVTGAGGSIGKELCIQLAKNCNIKSICLLGKGENSIFDTWHSLGEYLDQDQIVKRIADVRNYNRIDSIFEEFKPDVVFHAAAHKHVHLMEINPCEAFENNVLGTQNIAQLSGKHAVGAFVLVSTDKAVNPTSIMGSTKSLAEKVTLMTSKEFPKTKYTAVRFGNVLGSRGSVITVWEKQLKAGLPITVTHEEAIRYFMTIPEAAQLVIQAGARAAGGEIMVLDMGEPVKIHDLAKQFIQLAGFPLDDVAIEITGLREGEKLYEELLTSDEFVDHKMTDKIYKAKIGSELNDEKLRTALLELVDIAKANDFNKTKVKIKSLMLELDNAKIAV
- a CDS encoding SCP2 sterol-binding domain-containing protein, whose translation is MVQIGDVFEEMLKHFNTSAAQGINATYQFNISGPQGGIWAFNIDKGSCNLVKGGVEAPSVEIALADADWMAIREGKLNSQMAFMQGKLKIKGDMNLAMKLQTMFPIS
- a CDS encoding acetate--CoA ligase family protein codes for the protein MRLREYEAKQLFSESGIPVPPSTVIKCAEEVFGLKTFPCTLKTQVLTGGRGKAGGIQFADNPSDAYAKAQKIFALEIKGDKPVAILVEPKVTIKRELYVSILIDRAYRGPIIMASAEGGVEIESSGNVTIVPITGANYSPYLGRKMATELGLKGKEVLQFGNIVNRLWDVYTKYDCDLVEINPLIVDGDDNFVALDGKVTINEDSLDRQPRFDGMLSEHLTDLGEREFKGKMCGLNIVELEGNIGILCNGAGLTMATMDLVFHHGGKPSNFLDVGGGANKEHVTRALDLVASSEDVKVLLVNILGGITDCVEVANALKYYQEIRPEAKMVVRLVGNNEEAAQKIMNDAGIPMTNVLDEAVKQAVAVAA
- the sucD gene encoding succinate--CoA ligase subunit alpha, whose protein sequence is MSVLINKNTKVLVQGITGGMGKTHTALMQKYGTNVVAGVTPGKGGQEVNGVPVFDSVSEAVAKTGANCSVIFVPPYLALDAALEAIDAGVPLISVITEGLPPQDAVKLHAAAEKKGVLVNGPNCPGIITPGECLIGIHPGSIYSKGRVGLISRSGTLTYEIGLGLKQAGIGISTAVGIGGDPIIGIDQKISLKLFEEDPETDIIILVGEIGGTAEEDAAEFIKDNIKKPVIGYIAGRTAPPGKRMGHAGAIISGGKGTAESKSQAFKEAGVSVAITPSEIVELVKQALPALTV